The following coding sequences lie in one Enterococcus sp. 9E7_DIV0242 genomic window:
- a CDS encoding NAD kinase, which translates to MKVAIVHNNEQKSRRVTQQLLALLEQKQIEVSETDPELIISVGGDGTLLSAFHRFNHRLNDVKFLGVHTGHLGFYTDWRDYELEELVSSFLIEQEKSISYPLLDVTIKFCDDVPDRHFLALNESTIKRSNRTMAADVYIKDELFERFRGDGLSVSTPTGSTAYNKSVGGAVIHPSINAFQLAEIASLNNRVFRTLGSPMVIADSEWVSIDLREGSDYLITVDQLNIYQENVDSIHYRIADERIHFASYKHMHFWHRVKDAFISED; encoded by the coding sequence ATGAAGGTAGCAATCGTTCATAACAATGAGCAAAAATCTAGAAGAGTCACACAACAGCTGCTGGCTCTTTTGGAACAGAAACAGATCGAGGTATCAGAAACCGATCCTGAACTGATTATTTCTGTTGGCGGAGATGGAACGCTGCTTTCTGCCTTTCATCGATTCAATCATCGCTTGAATGATGTGAAATTTTTGGGTGTCCATACTGGACATTTAGGGTTCTACACAGATTGGCGAGACTATGAGCTGGAAGAATTAGTTTCCAGCTTTTTAATAGAGCAGGAGAAAAGTATCAGTTATCCTTTGTTGGATGTGACGATTAAATTCTGTGATGATGTGCCGGATAGACATTTTCTTGCATTGAACGAATCCACAATCAAGCGGTCAAACCGAACAATGGCAGCAGATGTCTATATAAAGGATGAATTGTTTGAACGATTTAGAGGGGATGGTTTGTCCGTTTCTACTCCAACAGGTTCAACTGCTTACAACAAGAGTGTGGGTGGTGCAGTGATTCATCCGAGTATTAATGCCTTTCAGCTTGCAGAGATTGCTTCATTGAACAATCGCGTTTTCCGAACATTAGGCTCGCCAATGGTGATTGCAGATTCAGAATGGGTGTCTATTGATTTGCGTGAGGGTAGTGATTATTTGATTACAGTGGATCAGCTGAATATCTATCAGGAAAATGTAGATTCGATTCATTATCGAATCGCAGATGAACGTATCCACTTTGCATCATACAAGCATATGCATTTCTGGCACAGAGTCAAAGATGCATTTATCAGTGAGGATTAG
- a CDS encoding adaptor protein MecA → MEMEHINENTIRVLIGNEDLADRGITFLDLLGNHKEVENFFYSILEEVDIEDEFQGSEAVTFQVLPKSDGLELFISKNASVEDVPSIGSFSDLSSDEASEMIRKQLEANYTDETKDLIDDSIRSYVLELDSFESMVQLANEIYVKSMLANLYKYKDKYFLQVMFFLDEVSVTEIENEWSRLLEFGQQSAVTPEVLNEYGSCIMERNAIELTRYYFH, encoded by the coding sequence ATGGAAATGGAACATATTAATGAAAATACGATTCGAGTATTGATTGGCAATGAAGACTTGGCAGATCGAGGCATCACGTTTTTGGATTTGTTGGGAAATCACAAAGAAGTAGAAAACTTTTTCTATAGTATTTTAGAAGAAGTGGATATTGAAGATGAATTTCAGGGTAGTGAAGCTGTGACTTTTCAGGTCCTGCCGAAGAGCGATGGCTTAGAGTTGTTTATCAGCAAAAATGCTTCAGTTGAAGATGTACCTAGTATTGGGAGCTTCAGTGATTTAAGTTCTGATGAAGCAAGTGAGATGATCAGAAAGCAACTGGAAGCGAACTACACTGATGAGACGAAAGACTTGATCGACGACAGTATCAGAAGTTATGTTCTTGAGTTGGATAGTTTTGAGTCAATGGTTCAATTAGCCAATGAAATATATGTTAAGTCTATGCTGGCTAACCTATACAAATACAAAGACAAGTACTTTTTACAAGTAATGTTTTTCTTAGATGAGGTTTCTGTAACTGAAATTGAGAATGAGTGGTCCAGATTGCTTGAATTTGGGCAACAGTCGGCTGTAACGCCGGAAGTTCTGAACGAATACGGAAGTTGCATTATGGAACGAAATGCGATTGAATTAACAAGATACTACTTTCATTAA
- the pepF gene encoding oligoendopeptidase F yields the protein MSEAKQLPKREEIETELTWDLTPIFKDDQAFEKAYEELSEEIKTAKKLKGTLGNGSADFLKGIEYLLDVFRKIEVIYVYAHLKNDQDTTNSKYQALNSRAGSLYSQVGEAVAWFEPEVLSLTDEEIWGYFKENSDLEVYRHFIENMLDSRAHVLSEEQEALLAGASEIFGASSSTFSVLNNADLKFPVIEDENGEKIQLSHGVYGQLMESTSREVREAAFKKLYSVYEQFNNTFASTLSTHVKMHNYKAKVRNYSSARAAALDGNHIPEAVYETLVDVVNRNLPLLHRYVSLRKRLLKLDELHMYDMYTPILGNAPVKFSYEDARKKAIAALAPLGEEYLAVVEEAFGNRWIDVVENQGKRSGAYSSGAYDTFPYILMNWHDSLDQLYTLVHEMGHSVHSYFTRGNQPYVYGDYSIFLAEIASTTNENILTEYLLETEKDPHVRAYVLNHYLDGFKGTIFRQTQFAEFEHFIHTKDAEGIPLTSDFLNENYAELNVKYYGPEVTVDEEIALEWSRIPHFYYNYYVYQYATGFSAASALADKILKKEPEALDKYLSYLKSGSSDYPIEVMKKAGVDMTQPSYIEDAMQVFETRLKELETLIEKLEK from the coding sequence ATGAGTGAAGCAAAACAGTTACCAAAACGTGAAGAAATCGAGACAGAGCTGACCTGGGATTTAACGCCTATTTTTAAGGATGATCAAGCCTTTGAAAAAGCGTATGAAGAATTGTCAGAGGAAATAAAAACTGCGAAAAAACTAAAAGGAACCTTAGGGAATGGCAGTGCGGACTTCCTGAAAGGAATCGAGTATTTACTTGATGTTTTCCGTAAAATAGAAGTGATCTATGTCTATGCTCATTTGAAAAATGACCAAGATACAACAAATTCTAAATATCAAGCCTTGAATTCCAGAGCAGGTTCTCTTTATTCTCAAGTAGGTGAGGCTGTAGCGTGGTTTGAGCCGGAAGTACTCTCTTTGACAGATGAGGAGATTTGGGGTTATTTCAAAGAAAATTCTGATCTGGAAGTTTACAGACATTTTATTGAGAATATGTTAGATAGCCGGGCGCATGTATTAAGTGAGGAACAAGAAGCTCTTTTGGCTGGTGCCAGTGAAATCTTTGGTGCTTCCAGCAGCACATTCTCTGTCCTGAATAATGCAGATTTGAAGTTTCCGGTCATTGAAGATGAGAATGGAGAAAAAATTCAACTGAGCCATGGAGTCTATGGTCAGCTGATGGAAAGTACATCAAGAGAAGTGAGAGAAGCGGCTTTTAAAAAGCTTTACAGCGTTTATGAGCAATTTAACAATACATTTGCTTCTACGTTGTCTACTCATGTGAAAATGCACAATTATAAAGCAAAAGTTAGAAACTATAGCTCTGCAAGAGCGGCTGCTTTGGATGGGAATCATATTCCGGAAGCTGTGTATGAAACATTGGTCGATGTTGTTAACCGAAACTTACCGTTACTTCATCGCTATGTTAGTTTGAGAAAACGACTGTTGAAGCTAGATGAACTGCATATGTATGATATGTACACACCGATACTTGGAAATGCTCCTGTTAAGTTCAGCTATGAAGATGCACGAAAGAAAGCAATAGCAGCATTGGCGCCTTTGGGTGAAGAATACTTAGCTGTAGTGGAAGAAGCTTTTGGAAATCGTTGGATCGATGTTGTTGAAAATCAAGGAAAACGAAGCGGTGCATATTCATCTGGTGCGTATGATACATTCCCGTATATTCTGATGAACTGGCATGATAGCTTGGACCAGCTTTATACGCTTGTTCATGAAATGGGTCACAGTGTTCATAGCTATTTCACTAGAGGGAACCAGCCATATGTTTATGGGGATTATTCGATTTTCTTGGCGGAGATTGCATCAACGACCAATGAAAATATTTTAACAGAGTATCTTTTAGAAACTGAGAAGGATCCACATGTTCGGGCGTATGTGTTGAACCATTACTTGGATGGGTTCAAAGGAACGATCTTCCGACAAACACAATTTGCTGAGTTCGAGCATTTTATTCATACTAAGGATGCAGAAGGAATACCGCTGACCAGTGATTTTCTGAATGAAAATTATGCAGAGTTAAACGTGAAATATTATGGACCGGAAGTGACGGTAGATGAAGAAATCGCGTTGGAATGGTCAAGAATTCCTCATTTCTACTATAATTATTATGTTTATCAATATGCGACTGGTTTTTCAGCAGCCTCTGCTTTGGCAGATAAAATTCTGAAAAAAGAACCGGAGGCATTGGATAAATATCTAAGCTATCTGAAATCAGGAAGCAGTGATTATCCGATTGAAGTAATGAAAAAAGCTGGGGTGGATATGACACAGCCTAGCTATATTGAAGATGCAATGCAAGTTTTTGAAACACGTTTGAAAGAACTAGAAACATTGATCGAAAAGCTGGAAAAATAG
- a CDS encoding DsbA family protein yields the protein MIEIYLFVNPLGKICLNIEREILKFAQAESKKIQLRLIPLVNMKTIKNLLKVHAITSTDITGRNELFENMYSAALDFKAAQLQGKKKGRHILLNLQQMIAEENIPYSTVLAEKLIVEAGGDLEMFQADRHSSFVKDSFQIDQQIAREMGVSKHPSAVIYNYACDRDFGVLIEEYLTIEHIKRLCETSEENYVHFHDPIQLAEDFEHSVPKGHLHLL from the coding sequence ATGATTGAAATCTATTTGTTCGTTAATCCGCTAGGGAAAATCTGTTTGAACATAGAGAGAGAGATTTTGAAATTTGCACAAGCAGAAAGCAAGAAGATACAATTACGCTTAATTCCACTGGTAAATATGAAAACGATTAAGAACCTACTTAAAGTCCACGCCATTACATCTACTGATATCACAGGAAGAAATGAACTGTTCGAAAATATGTATTCTGCTGCATTAGATTTTAAGGCCGCCCAACTGCAAGGTAAGAAAAAGGGCCGACATATCCTTTTGAATCTTCAACAGATGATAGCAGAGGAAAACATCCCATATTCAACTGTTCTAGCCGAAAAGCTGATTGTTGAAGCTGGCGGCGATTTGGAAATGTTTCAAGCCGATCGTCATTCAAGTTTCGTGAAAGACTCTTTTCAAATCGATCAGCAAATCGCGCGAGAAATGGGTGTTTCAAAACATCCTTCTGCAGTTATTTACAATTATGCCTGTGACAGAGATTTTGGTGTTCTGATTGAGGAATACCTAACAATCGAGCATATCAAGCGTCTTTGTGAAACATCTGAAGAGAATTACGTTCATTTCCATGATCCGATTCAGTTGGCTGAAGATTTCGAACACTCCGTCCCTAAAGGACATTTACATTTACTATAA
- a CDS encoding competence protein CoiA: MLIAQNSEGKLFSLAQVSRESSGEWRKLRLFCPICDQRVRLKRGRIRIPHFAHVSDQSCLSTNTGESEEHLTLKKLLVEWCSQQGIAHQLEAYIPKIQQRADLLIGHLAIEFQCSTLTLTDMEKRTASYIKNGYQPFWICGEHIWNTGKNSKAIRRFCSYSEKLGFHLWTANWRTKKLYLRYHIELAANKMRYGTKCWSFGEERLREIMDKEFEKRLFHFREYLPEEEMSTAYQEIYKKLRGRKRDIMAVQSLYYQNGLHLLSLHPWFYYPINCGFLLNGSDLLFKYQCWDLLRGRKKQVIKKEELLAFSRDYLVKQKLDQLFPLIELPILAKWQTHYLIKGLVSCGVLKKTSEENGFQIIIDPTNTVKPHSTLFLDKKWGTEVIITGTPVKI, encoded by the coding sequence ATGTTGATAGCACAAAATAGTGAGGGGAAGTTATTTTCTTTGGCTCAGGTCTCCAGAGAATCTAGTGGTGAATGGAGAAAGTTACGTCTTTTTTGTCCGATATGTGATCAACGTGTTCGGCTTAAAAGAGGTAGGATCAGAATTCCTCATTTTGCGCATGTATCAGATCAAAGTTGTTTATCTACCAATACAGGCGAATCAGAGGAGCATTTGACTTTAAAAAAATTATTGGTTGAATGGTGTTCGCAGCAGGGAATTGCTCACCAACTTGAAGCCTATATCCCAAAAATACAACAACGAGCAGATTTGTTGATTGGTCATTTAGCAATCGAGTTTCAATGTAGCACGCTGACTTTGACTGATATGGAAAAAAGAACAGCTTCGTATATAAAAAATGGGTATCAGCCATTTTGGATTTGCGGAGAGCATATTTGGAATACCGGAAAGAATTCAAAAGCAATCAGGAGATTTTGCAGCTATTCAGAAAAGCTTGGGTTTCATTTATGGACAGCAAATTGGCGTACAAAGAAACTCTATCTACGTTATCATATAGAATTAGCAGCAAACAAGATGCGCTATGGAACAAAGTGCTGGAGTTTCGGTGAGGAGAGATTGAGGGAAATCATGGATAAGGAGTTTGAGAAAAGGCTTTTTCATTTTCGAGAATATTTGCCTGAAGAGGAAATGTCAACGGCTTATCAGGAAATCTATAAAAAATTGAGAGGGAGAAAGCGTGATATAATGGCGGTTCAGTCCCTGTACTATCAAAATGGCTTACACTTGCTCAGCTTACATCCTTGGTTTTATTATCCAATTAATTGTGGATTCCTCTTGAATGGCTCTGATCTACTATTCAAGTATCAGTGTTGGGACTTGCTGAGGGGACGAAAAAAACAGGTGATCAAGAAAGAGGAACTATTAGCTTTTTCACGTGATTATTTAGTGAAGCAGAAGCTGGACCAATTATTTCCATTAATTGAGCTACCGATTTTAGCAAAATGGCAGACGCATTATTTGATAAAAGGGCTAGTATCTTGCGGTGTGCTAAAGAAAACATCAGAGGAAAACGGCTTTCAGATAATTATTGATCCTACTAATACAGTAAAGCCGCATTCAACACTTTTTCTGGATAAGAAATGGGGAACAGAAGTGATTATTACTGGTACACCAGTAAAAATATGA
- a CDS encoding GTP pyrophosphokinase, translating into MEKDWELFLAPYEQAVGEMKVKLRGIRKQFNEHNKHTPIEFVTGRVKPVTSILTKADLRKIPLDRLEEEMQDIAGLRIMCQFVDDIYQVVEIIRNRKDLEIIQERDYITNKKESGYRSYHLVITYPVQLITGEKKILAEIQIRTLAMNFWATIEHSLNYKYHGDFPEELNDRLQRAAEAAYQLDEEMSNIREEIQEAQHLFSHGRGKSAKKYHKKKDEGQT; encoded by the coding sequence ATGGAGAAAGACTGGGAACTTTTTCTTGCGCCATATGAACAAGCTGTTGGAGAAATGAAAGTAAAATTACGGGGAATCCGTAAACAATTCAATGAGCATAACAAGCATACCCCTATCGAGTTTGTAACAGGACGTGTGAAACCGGTGACTAGCATTTTGACGAAAGCTGATTTAAGAAAAATTCCGCTGGATCGTCTGGAAGAAGAGATGCAGGATATAGCGGGGCTACGCATCATGTGTCAGTTTGTTGATGATATTTATCAGGTCGTTGAAATTATTAGAAACCGCAAGGATCTGGAAATTATTCAAGAGCGTGACTACATCACCAACAAGAAGGAGAGCGGCTATCGGTCGTATCATTTGGTGATTACTTACCCTGTTCAATTGATAACGGGAGAAAAAAAGATTTTAGCTGAGATACAGATTCGAACGTTGGCCATGAACTTCTGGGCAACGATCGAACATTCATTAAACTATAAATATCATGGCGATTTTCCGGAAGAGCTGAATGATCGACTTCAAAGAGCAGCGGAAGCAGCCTACCAGCTCGATGAGGAAATGTCGAATATCCGAGAAGAAATTCAGGAAGCGCAGCATCTTTTCTCACATGGAAGAGGAAAATCGGCGAAGAAGTATCATAAGAAGAAAGACGAAGGTCAAACGTAG
- a CDS encoding CYTH domain-containing protein, whose translation MSKNLEIEYKTMLSEESFFRITDYFQLKEEDFFVQVNTYFDTLDSQLKQMNAGLRIRSFTDSAEITLKLPEKVGLLEITDTISLTQVQEITKSGVFPENSEVFQKLLQLNITTPLHKIGQLKTKRAQKKLPQGLLALDESWYNNDHDYELELEVTDAVSGRKAFEQLLITLAIKEINAPNKIQRMMSSF comes from the coding sequence TTGAGCAAAAATTTGGAAATCGAGTATAAAACGATGCTTTCAGAAGAGTCGTTTTTCCGAATTACTGATTACTTTCAACTGAAAGAAGAAGACTTCTTTGTTCAAGTGAATACCTATTTCGATACACTTGATTCACAGTTGAAGCAAATGAATGCTGGTTTACGGATTCGGTCCTTTACTGATAGTGCGGAGATTACCTTAAAGCTTCCTGAGAAGGTTGGCTTATTGGAAATCACAGATACAATTTCTCTGACACAAGTGCAAGAGATCACAAAATCCGGTGTATTCCCTGAAAATAGTGAGGTATTTCAAAAATTATTACAATTGAATATTACTACTCCCTTACATAAAATCGGTCAATTGAAAACCAAGCGAGCACAAAAAAAACTTCCCCAAGGTTTATTAGCTCTTGATGAAAGCTGGTATAACAATGATCATGATTACGAACTAGAGTTAGAGGTTACTGACGCTGTATCTGGAAGAAAGGCGTTTGAGCAGCTATTAATTACTTTGGCTATCAAAGAAATTAACGCGCCAAATAAAATCCAGAGAATGATGTCTTCTTTTTAG
- the spxA gene encoding transcriptional regulator SpxA: MLTLYTSPSCTSCRKARAWLQEHEIPFKERNIFSEPLNISELKAILRMTEDGTEEIISTRSKVFQKLNMDLDELPLQDLLELVKENPGLLRRPIMIDDKRLQVGFNEDEIRRFLPRDVRQLELRQAQLMAGL, translated from the coding sequence ATGTTGACACTGTATACTTCCCCAAGTTGTACGTCATGTCGAAAGGCTCGTGCGTGGTTACAAGAACATGAGATTCCATTTAAGGAAAGAAATATTTTTTCAGAACCATTGAACATTTCAGAATTGAAAGCAATTCTACGAATGACTGAAGATGGAACAGAGGAAATTATTTCAACTCGTTCTAAGGTTTTCCAAAAACTGAATATGGATCTTGATGAACTTCCTTTACAGGATCTGTTAGAACTGGTCAAGGAAAATCCAGGACTGTTACGTAGACCAATCATGATTGATGATAAGAGATTGCAGGTTGGCTTCAATGAAGATGAAATCCGTCGTTTTTTACCAAGAGATGTCCGTCAGCTTGAATTACGGCAGGCACAATTAATGGCTGGATTATAA
- a CDS encoding RluA family pseudouridine synthase, giving the protein MEFQWLFSKEQPQQIKSFLKEQGVSKGLLAKIKFQGGQITVNNQVENVLYKLATGDQLKIMIPDEGQHETMRPSDSPITILFEDEHFLVVNKPTGVASIPSQYHTSETMANMVKGYYQRMNYKDQVIHIVTRLDRDTSGAMLFAKHGFAHALLDQQLRQKQVVKIYHALVGGMVDSLLDHAEIIAPIGRDMSSLLKRMVIETGKHAETEYWLEKKKNDWAFVKIRLHTGRTHQIRVHFESIGCSLLGDELYNGSMEQGIMRQALHCSYLSFVHPFTGEKISIDSALAEDMQAIIG; this is encoded by the coding sequence ATGGAATTTCAATGGCTTTTTTCAAAGGAGCAGCCGCAACAGATCAAGTCCTTTTTGAAGGAGCAGGGTGTGTCAAAGGGGCTGTTGGCAAAGATAAAATTTCAAGGTGGCCAGATTACGGTCAATAACCAAGTTGAAAATGTGTTGTATAAATTAGCAACAGGAGATCAACTGAAGATCATGATTCCTGATGAAGGACAGCATGAGACGATGCGTCCATCAGATAGTCCGATAACTATATTGTTTGAGGACGAGCACTTTTTAGTTGTAAATAAGCCGACGGGTGTCGCATCGATTCCTTCGCAATACCATACAAGTGAAACGATGGCAAATATGGTCAAAGGCTATTACCAGCGAATGAATTACAAGGATCAGGTGATTCATATCGTTACTCGATTGGATCGCGACACTTCAGGAGCAATGCTGTTCGCCAAGCATGGCTTTGCACATGCGTTGCTTGATCAGCAGCTTCGGCAAAAACAGGTGGTAAAGATTTACCATGCACTTGTTGGGGGGATGGTCGACTCTCTTTTGGATCATGCTGAAATCATCGCACCGATTGGTCGTGATATGTCTTCGTTGCTGAAACGAATGGTTATAGAAACTGGGAAACATGCGGAAACCGAATATTGGCTTGAAAAGAAAAAGAATGATTGGGCATTTGTAAAAATTCGACTTCATACAGGTCGAACACATCAAATACGCGTGCATTTTGAAAGTATTGGCTGTTCACTTTTAGGGGATGAATTATACAATGGATCAATGGAGCAAGGAATAATGCGCCAGGCATTGCACTGCAGCTATTTGAGTTTCGTTCATCCATTTACAGGAGAAAAAATCAGTATCGATTCTGCCTTGGCGGAGGATATGCAGGCAATTATTGGCTAG
- the trpS gene encoding tryptophan--tRNA ligase, which produces METIFSGIQPSGTPTIGNYIGAMKQFVNLQESYNCYFCIVDEHAITVPQEPQKLRQQTRSLAALYLAVGLDPEKAKIFIQSEVSAHAEAAWIIQCNTSIGELERMTQFKDKSQKNGRTGVSAGLLTYPPLMVGDIILYNADLVPVGEDQKQHLELTRDFVERFNKRYAQPNQEILTMPEVKIAEQGSRIMSLQNPTSKMSKSDANPKGFISMLDEPNVIRKKIKSAVTDSTGVIEYDPENKPGISNLLSIFSAATDRSIDELAEAYNGKGYGEFKTDLAEAVVALLEPIQNRYKELLVSEELDDILDHGAEKARLVANKTLQRMKNAVGLGRKPKRNK; this is translated from the coding sequence ATGGAAACGATTTTCTCAGGTATTCAGCCGAGCGGTACGCCAACGATCGGTAATTATATTGGCGCAATGAAGCAGTTTGTGAATCTTCAGGAAAGCTACAATTGCTATTTCTGTATTGTTGATGAGCATGCGATCACGGTTCCTCAAGAACCACAAAAATTGAGACAACAGACACGTAGCTTAGCAGCTCTCTATTTAGCTGTTGGACTTGATCCGGAAAAAGCAAAGATTTTTATTCAGTCAGAGGTCTCTGCACATGCTGAGGCAGCTTGGATCATTCAATGTAATACATCAATTGGTGAGCTAGAGCGAATGACACAATTTAAGGATAAGTCGCAAAAGAATGGTCGGACAGGTGTTAGTGCCGGACTACTTACTTATCCGCCATTAATGGTTGGAGATATTATTTTATACAACGCAGATTTGGTTCCTGTTGGTGAGGACCAAAAGCAACATTTAGAGCTAACAAGAGATTTTGTCGAGCGCTTTAACAAGCGTTATGCGCAGCCAAATCAGGAAATCCTAACAATGCCGGAAGTGAAGATTGCTGAACAAGGCAGCCGAATTATGAGCTTACAGAATCCAACGAGCAAGATGAGTAAATCAGATGCAAATCCTAAAGGGTTCATTTCTATGTTAGATGAGCCAAATGTTATTCGTAAAAAAATCAAATCAGCTGTAACTGACTCTACCGGAGTGATTGAATATGATCCTGAAAACAAACCAGGTATCTCTAACTTGCTAAGTATCTTTTCTGCTGCTACTGATCGTTCGATTGACGAACTCGCAGAAGCCTATAATGGCAAGGGGTATGGAGAATTCAAAACAGATTTAGCTGAAGCGGTTGTTGCGCTGCTTGAACCGATTCAAAACAGATATAAAGAGTTGCTTGTTTCAGAGGAGCTTGATGACATTTTAGATCACGGTGCTGAAAAAGCCCGTTTGGTAGCAAACAAGACATTACAACGTATGAAAAATGCTGTCGGTCTAGGAAGAAAACCTAAAAGAAATAAATAA
- a CDS encoding ABC transporter ATP-binding protein translates to MLKRFFSYYRPYKGLFILDFSCAVLAGLLELAFPVVVNKVLDDLMPKGNFRLIAMACLGLLLFYILNTILQYIVVFFGHKLGVNIETDMRRELYEHLQTQPFEYYDNQKTGKLMSRLTTDLFEISEVAHHGPEDVFITVMTLVGAFILMMSYHVKLALATIALLPFIAIALIVFNKKMTKVNTKIYDNLADFNAGIEASVSGIRVTQSFANEPFERGRFEGLNQTYRQSKILFYKVMGISSAYNYLMIRLINLFTLIFGGYYTIKGELQEGAFVAFILLANIFVRPIEKVNNMIESYPKGFAGFKRFTEEMDKKPTIQDRPNAIAVNHLNGDIRYEDVSFSYADSTKVLNHINLQIKTGETVAFVGQSGSGKTTLCNLLPRFYEVSDGRITVDGMDIREMTLASLRSQIGIVQQDVFLFPGTIRENIIYGKLDATEAEVQQAVKLAHLEKVIDLLPEGLETVIGERGVKLSGGQKQRVAIARMFLKNPPILILDEATSALDTETEQVIQESLNSLSSGRTTLIIAHRLATIKHATRIIVVSENGILEEGSHEELMSQGGHYRRLHDAQFRN, encoded by the coding sequence ATGTTAAAACGTTTTTTTAGTTATTATAGACCTTATAAAGGATTGTTCATACTGGATTTCAGCTGTGCGGTTTTGGCGGGGCTTTTGGAGCTGGCATTTCCAGTTGTGGTGAACAAGGTCCTAGATGATTTGATGCCTAAAGGGAATTTCCGCTTGATTGCAATGGCATGTTTAGGCCTGCTTCTTTTTTATATACTGAATACGATTTTACAGTATATTGTTGTATTTTTCGGCCATAAGTTAGGGGTAAATATCGAAACAGATATGCGCAGAGAATTGTATGAGCACCTACAGACTCAGCCATTTGAATATTATGACAATCAGAAAACCGGGAAATTGATGAGTCGATTGACTACAGATCTTTTTGAGATTTCTGAAGTTGCCCACCATGGGCCGGAGGATGTCTTCATCACCGTGATGACGTTAGTTGGAGCATTTATTTTGATGATGAGTTACCATGTGAAGCTTGCACTGGCGACAATTGCATTATTGCCATTTATTGCAATAGCTCTGATTGTTTTCAATAAAAAAATGACCAAGGTAAATACGAAGATATATGATAATTTGGCTGATTTCAATGCTGGAATCGAAGCGTCTGTCAGCGGCATTCGAGTGACACAATCTTTTGCAAATGAGCCATTTGAGCGTGGGCGTTTTGAAGGCTTGAATCAGACCTATAGACAATCTAAGATTTTGTTTTATAAAGTAATGGGGATCAGCTCAGCATACAACTATTTGATGATCCGTCTAATTAATTTGTTTACATTGATTTTTGGCGGCTATTATACAATTAAAGGAGAATTACAAGAGGGAGCATTTGTCGCATTTATTTTGCTGGCAAATATCTTTGTTCGTCCTATTGAAAAGGTCAATAACATGATTGAAAGTTATCCAAAAGGTTTTGCTGGATTTAAACGATTCACTGAGGAAATGGATAAAAAACCGACGATACAGGATCGACCAAATGCTATTGCGGTGAATCATCTGAATGGCGATATCCGTTATGAGGATGTGTCTTTTTCCTATGCGGATTCTACAAAAGTACTGAATCATATCAACCTTCAAATTAAAACCGGAGAAACAGTTGCTTTCGTTGGCCAAAGTGGTTCGGGGAAAACGACATTGTGTAATCTGCTTCCAAGATTTTATGAAGTCTCTGATGGTAGGATCACTGTTGACGGTATGGATATTCGGGAGATGACCCTTGCGTCCTTGAGAAGCCAGATTGGCATTGTTCAACAGGATGTTTTCTTATTTCCAGGTACCATTCGTGAAAATATTATTTACGGAAAGCTTGATGCAACTGAAGCTGAGGTCCAGCAGGCTGTGAAACTAGCTCATTTGGAGAAAGTGATTGATTTGCTTCCTGAGGGGCTAGAAACTGTGATTGGTGAACGTGGTGTGAAATTATCAGGTGGTCAAAAACAACGTGTGGCGATTGCACGGATGTTCTTGAAAAATCCTCCGATTCTTATTTTAGATGAAGCAACCTCTGCTTTGGATACCGAGACAGAGCAGGTTATCCAAGAATCCTTGAATTCACTGTCGAGTGGGCGAACAACATTGATCATTGCCCATCGACTCGCTACGATAAAACATGCAACACGAATTATTGTTGTTAGCGAGAATGGAATTTTAGAAGAAGGATCTCACGAAGAACTAATGTCTCAAGGTGGTCATTACCGTCGTTTGCATGATGCTCAGTTCAGAAATTAA